A window of the Bacteroides thetaiotaomicron VPI-5482 genome harbors these coding sequences:
- a CDS encoding ExbD/TolR family protein yields the protein MRLNYDEEDKVEVQMSPLIDCVFLLLIFFLVTTMMKKWEMQIPLSLPSMTSSLSTTRAGEEAVIIAVDEEKNVYQVVGHDAYTGENHYVPISDLNTFLTELRNSEGTEIAIDVAAYRTVPVNTVIEIFDQCQIQGFTRTRVRLGSKPY from the coding sequence ATGAGACTAAACTATGATGAAGAAGACAAAGTAGAGGTGCAGATGTCGCCCTTGATAGACTGCGTCTTTCTGCTACTGATCTTCTTCCTTGTGACTACTATGATGAAGAAGTGGGAAATGCAAATACCTTTATCACTTCCTTCAATGACTTCCAGCTTGTCTACCACCCGCGCCGGAGAGGAAGCTGTTATCATAGCAGTGGATGAGGAGAAAAATGTGTATCAGGTAGTAGGACATGATGCGTACACTGGTGAGAACCACTATGTACCGATTTCTGATCTGAATACTTTCCTTACAGAACTCCGCAACAGTGAAGGTACGGAAATTGCTATTGATGTGGCGGCTTACCGGACTGTACCCGTAAATACGGTAATAGAGATATTCGATCAATGTCAAATACAAGGATTCACGCGTACGCGTGTCCGTTTGGGTAGTAAACCTTATTAA
- a CDS encoding HU family DNA-binding protein → MAVQFELYKTPMPKEKKNKTRYHARPVSFETVNTEKLAYRIHDRSTLRVSDIISTLEELKNEVAQCLLEGKKVHVDGLGFFQVTLSCEEEIRNPKDKRVHRVKLKAIKFKADKELKGELCHMKFQRSKIRPHSANLSEVEIDMKLTEYFAENQIITRKDFQYLCGMTQITAYRHIKRLMAEKKLQNKGTIYQPIYTPVPGNYRVSVDLKYKEQ, encoded by the coding sequence ATGGCAGTACAATTTGAATTATATAAGACTCCGATGCCAAAGGAGAAAAAGAACAAGACGCGTTATCATGCCCGTCCGGTAAGTTTTGAGACCGTCAATACCGAGAAACTGGCTTATCGCATCCATGATCGCTCCACATTAAGAGTATCGGACATTATTTCAACCTTGGAAGAACTGAAAAATGAAGTAGCTCAGTGCCTCCTGGAAGGTAAAAAGGTGCATGTCGATGGATTAGGATTCTTTCAGGTCACTCTTTCCTGCGAAGAAGAAATACGTAACCCGAAAGACAAACGTGTGCACCGGGTAAAATTGAAAGCTATAAAGTTTAAAGCTGATAAAGAATTGAAAGGGGAATTGTGTCACATGAAATTCCAGCGTTCTAAAATCAGACCGCACTCCGCCAATTTATCAGAAGTAGAAATAGACATGAAACTAACTGAATATTTTGCTGAAAATCAGATTATCACCCGGAAAGATTTTCAATATCTCTGCGGAATGACACAAATCACTGCATATCGCCATATCAAGAGGTTAATGGCAGAAAAGAAATTGCAAAATAAAGGGACGATCTATCAACCGATATATACTCCGGTTCCGGGTAATTACAGGGTATCGGTGGATTTAAAATATAAAGAACAATGA
- a CDS encoding DUF3874 domain-containing protein yields MEQKNGWFAFWQKLMKCLSKQDETGVGDTKSVAPVNTIIQSIKGVSSSKEKDSSKVKSLTESVDTFLKSRYDFRYNVLTEETEYRLLERMEEGFAPVNQRVLNTFCLEAHESGISCWDRDLSRCIFSTRIAEYHPFKLYLEELPVWDGVDRLAALARRVSRDQLWVKEFHIWMRGMTAQWMGVTGSHANSVAPLLISTEQGYLKSTFCKSLLPPALQRYYMDKVDLTSQGHIERRLAEMGLLNLDEFDKYAPTKMPLLKNLMQMASLSLCKAYQKNYRSLPRIASFIGTSNRKDLLTDPTGSRRFICVLVEYPIDCEGIDYAQLYAQLKAEILAGEHYWFTKEEETELQQSNMTFYRQGPVEDVLRSCYRAAEKGEGCELLSSADIFQRLKKINPAAMRGANPASLAQILIAVGIERKHTKFGNVYRVVSV; encoded by the coding sequence ATGGAACAAAAAAATGGTTGGTTTGCCTTTTGGCAAAAATTGATGAAGTGTCTTTCAAAACAAGATGAAACGGGAGTAGGGGATACAAAAAGTGTAGCACCTGTCAATACTATTATTCAGTCGATTAAGGGGGTATCATCGTCTAAAGAAAAAGACTCATCGAAAGTGAAGTCACTAACTGAGAGCGTAGATACTTTTTTAAAATCCCGCTATGATTTCCGCTACAATGTGCTGACAGAAGAAACGGAATATCGTTTGTTGGAACGAATGGAGGAAGGATTTGCACCTGTGAATCAGCGTGTCTTAAATACATTCTGCCTGGAAGCTCACGAATCAGGTATTTCTTGTTGGGATCGTGATCTTTCACGCTGTATTTTCTCCACCCGTATTGCAGAGTATCATCCTTTCAAACTTTATTTGGAAGAATTGCCGGTATGGGATGGAGTGGACCGTTTGGCGGCTTTGGCACGCAGAGTTTCGAGAGACCAATTGTGGGTGAAAGAATTCCATATATGGATGCGGGGTATGACAGCACAATGGATGGGGGTTACGGGAAGTCATGCCAATAGTGTGGCGCCTTTGCTTATCAGTACGGAGCAAGGATATTTAAAGTCTACTTTTTGCAAATCGCTACTTCCTCCTGCGCTTCAGCGTTATTATATGGATAAGGTGGATTTAACCAGTCAAGGGCATATAGAACGGAGATTGGCGGAGATGGGACTTCTCAATCTGGATGAGTTTGATAAATATGCTCCGACGAAAATGCCGTTATTGAAGAATCTGATGCAGATGGCTTCATTAAGCCTGTGCAAAGCTTATCAGAAAAATTATCGCTCGCTACCTCGTATAGCATCTTTTATCGGGACATCGAATCGAAAAGATTTATTGACTGACCCGACTGGTAGTCGCAGGTTTATTTGTGTGCTGGTAGAGTATCCTATCGATTGTGAGGGGATTGACTATGCACAACTTTATGCTCAATTGAAAGCGGAGATTTTGGCGGGTGAACATTATTGGTTTACAAAAGAGGAAGAGACGGAATTGCAGCAAAGTAACATGACGTTCTATCGTCAGGGACCTGTGGAAGACGTATTGCGTTCCTGTTATCGGGCGGCAGAAAAAGGAGAAGGGTGTGAACTTCTTTCGTCTGCTGATATCTTTCAGCGATTGAAGAAGATAAATCCGGCAGCTATGCGTGGGGCAAATCCGGCGAGTTTGGCACAAATACTGATAGCAGTGGGGATAGAACGTAAGCATACCAAGTTTGGGAATGTGTATCGGGTAGTCTCCGTCTGA
- a CDS encoding ExbD/TolR family protein codes for MRLSLFNNEDEPEVSMSPLIDCVFLLLIFFLVSTMTKVKNRDISVDLPTSESAIKLKPDDKQAIVGLDAEGNFYWDGQPCSTNFMMEQLRETCISDPGRRIRIDMDKNTPFGRFVEVMDACQFYNLTNIGIRTYDENYNRE; via the coding sequence ATGAGACTATCACTATTTAATAACGAAGATGAACCGGAAGTGTCTATGTCGCCCTTGATCGACTGTGTGTTTCTGCTATTGATCTTCTTTCTTGTCTCTACAATGACGAAGGTGAAAAACAGGGATATTTCAGTGGATCTGCCGACTTCGGAATCAGCTATAAAACTGAAACCGGATGATAAACAGGCTATTGTAGGACTGGATGCTGAAGGTAACTTCTATTGGGACGGACAACCTTGTTCGACTAATTTTATGATGGAACAATTGCGGGAGACCTGTATCTCTGATCCGGGTCGGCGTATCCGCATTGATATGGATAAAAACACTCCATTCGGACGTTTTGTGGAAGTAATGGATGCTTGTCAGTTTTATAATTTAACGAATATAGGAATACGAACATATGACGAAAACTACAACAGGGAGTAG
- a CDS encoding alkaline phosphatase family protein, translating to MNKLLNILTYSLLVVCVLAFNYACTEYDTPAEIADDGTIDTGISTKIHRKVLWINIDGAVGEVVKNSLPADGAIAKMLKNSKYSWTGVSDNRTLSVERNEDPVTWATMLTGVIPEKHSITDESYTANVEYNPNNPNEKVIHYQNIISYISNNDVNMLSLCVTPWAKLNKNMLNNAKTTITSENDVQTRDVVLNHIANEDYTFILADFSGMLEAGKSGGFKADNAAYVSALKTIDGYIGEFLSAIDARENAFYEDWLIVVTSNHGGSADGRYGGTSEVERNTFGLFYYNHYTEKQLNGNRLYGAYFDSQNEYKAVVFDSIGKYYSLGMDAFSMEIIMRMVPRQDGTYNGNNWDRILGKAGWGLYRQRGTVSMRTNPKEGPALEQAITGYNDSKWHHYGVSISSAASGRRNWLITLDGKLQGSGTTDTQGLAPDSSLLAIGGYSVPTSYYISEVRLWKKDLAEREFLQLSGEIDIEPSGDMLGYWKFKPTEQLEKLEEDTLVIKNQIQGGLNMYYIKDKTSSSPDIEQKASAMFANTLPTNVNAERICVENTLIVPQILYWLGISVPSTLDGYVFINNYALSEEWREEVDTE from the coding sequence ATGAATAAACTATTAAATATTCTCACATACAGCTTGCTTGTTGTTTGTGTCCTGGCATTTAACTATGCTTGCACGGAATACGATACACCTGCTGAAATAGCAGACGATGGAACTATAGATACCGGCATATCTACCAAAATCCATCGTAAAGTATTATGGATAAATATAGATGGTGCGGTTGGTGAAGTGGTGAAGAACTCCCTTCCTGCCGATGGTGCCATTGCTAAGATGTTGAAAAATAGTAAATATTCGTGGACAGGAGTTAGTGACAATCGAACCCTGTCTGTCGAGAGGAACGAAGACCCTGTAACGTGGGCAACCATGCTCACTGGGGTCATACCCGAAAAGCACAGTATAACCGATGAATCTTATACTGCTAATGTGGAGTACAATCCGAACAATCCGAATGAAAAGGTAATTCACTATCAAAACATTATTAGCTATATTTCGAATAATGACGTGAATATGCTTTCATTGTGTGTGACACCTTGGGCGAAACTGAACAAAAATATGCTTAACAATGCTAAGACTACCATTACTTCAGAAAATGACGTTCAAACTCGGGATGTGGTTCTCAATCATATTGCGAATGAAGATTACACATTCATTCTGGCCGATTTTTCAGGAATGTTGGAGGCTGGGAAGAGTGGGGGATTCAAAGCGGACAACGCCGCTTATGTCAGTGCACTTAAAACTATAGACGGATACATTGGTGAATTTTTGTCGGCGATTGATGCCCGTGAGAATGCATTTTACGAAGACTGGCTTATTGTTGTAACTTCCAATCACGGTGGATCGGCTGACGGTCGTTATGGTGGCACTTCGGAAGTGGAGCGTAACACGTTTGGTCTGTTTTACTACAATCATTATACGGAAAAACAATTGAATGGTAATAGACTATACGGTGCATATTTTGATTCTCAGAATGAATACAAGGCTGTCGTTTTTGATAGTATAGGTAAATATTATTCTTTAGGTATGGATGCATTTTCAATGGAGATCATAATGCGTATGGTTCCTAGGCAGGACGGTACATATAATGGTAACAATTGGGATCGCATACTTGGAAAAGCCGGCTGGGGACTATATAGGCAGAGAGGAACTGTATCCATGAGAACAAATCCTAAGGAAGGTCCTGCTCTTGAGCAAGCTATTACCGGATACAATGATTCTAAATGGCATCACTATGGTGTTAGCATAAGTTCCGCTGCCTCCGGAAGGAGAAATTGGCTCATTACTTTAGATGGTAAGTTGCAGGGATCTGGAACTACGGATACCCAAGGATTGGCTCCGGATTCAAGTCTTTTGGCGATAGGTGGTTATTCTGTACCAACTTCCTATTATATATCGGAAGTACGTCTATGGAAAAAGGATCTTGCTGAAAGAGAATTTTTGCAACTATCGGGAGAAATTGATATTGAACCTTCTGGTGATATGCTCGGCTATTGGAAATTCAAGCCAACAGAGCAACTTGAGAAATTAGAGGAGGATACATTAGTAATTAAAAATCAGATACAAGGTGGACTCAATATGTATTATATTAAAGATAAAACAAGCAGTTCTCCGGATATCGAACAGAAAGCTTCTGCCATGTTTGCAAATACATTGCCTACCAATGTCAATGCTGAAAGAATCTGTGTTGAGAATACGCTGATAGTACCGCAAATTCTCTATTGGTTAGGCATCTCGGTGCCATCCACATTAGATGGATACGTGTTTATCAATAACTATGCGCTTTCAGAAGAATGGCGCGAAGAGGTGGATACGGAATAA
- a CDS encoding IS256 family transposase, producing MDRNSEEYQQMRDKALSQLRSGESLTGKDGAFGPLLKEFLEAALDGEMSSHLDDSERLKGNKRNGRGSKRVKTMAGEIDIVTPQDRHSSFSPEILKKRETILADNMSSKIISLYGMGLSLRDISSHIEEMYDVEISHNTLSEIIERIVPKVKEWQSRPLESMYTIVWLDAMHYKVKDGGRTESRAVYNVLAVNKDGHKELIGMYVSESEGANFWLSVLTDLKARGMKDVLIACIDNLTGFAEAISTIFPEVIIQNCVIHQIRNSLKYIASKDQKEFMADLKTVYQAPNKDLAELNLDKLQDKWGKKYPVVLESWRRNWDNLSAYFAYDEHIRRLIYTTNAVEGFHRQVRKVTKTKGVFPNDMALMKLIYLAVMNISKKWTQPLQNWALTAGQLRIKFGERMPLAI from the coding sequence ATGGATAGAAACAGTGAAGAGTATCAGCAGATGCGTGACAAAGCGTTATCTCAACTGCGTAGTGGCGAATCGCTCACGGGCAAAGACGGAGCCTTTGGTCCGTTGCTAAAAGAGTTTTTAGAGGCCGCTTTAGATGGCGAGATGTCCTCCCACCTTGATGATTCAGAGCGTCTTAAAGGCAATAAGCGGAATGGTCGTGGCAGCAAACGTGTCAAAACCATGGCCGGCGAGATTGATATCGTGACTCCTCAAGATCGTCACAGCAGCTTTAGTCCTGAGATCCTTAAAAAGCGCGAGACGATTCTTGCGGACAACATGTCTTCCAAGATTATCAGTCTGTATGGTATGGGTTTGAGCCTTAGGGATATTTCCTCCCATATCGAGGAGATGTATGATGTTGAGATCTCCCACAACACCCTAAGTGAGATTATTGAACGCATAGTTCCCAAGGTGAAGGAGTGGCAAAGCCGCCCCCTGGAATCAATGTATACCATTGTGTGGCTTGACGCAATGCACTACAAGGTGAAGGATGGTGGTCGTACCGAAAGTCGAGCTGTCTATAATGTTCTGGCAGTCAATAAAGATGGCCATAAAGAACTGATAGGCATGTATGTATCAGAAAGCGAAGGGGCTAATTTCTGGCTGAGTGTCTTGACCGACCTGAAAGCACGTGGCATGAAAGATGTTCTGATCGCTTGCATTGACAATCTCACGGGATTTGCTGAAGCAATCAGCACTATTTTTCCTGAGGTAATCATCCAGAACTGCGTCATACATCAGATTCGCAATTCATTGAAATACATAGCCTCAAAAGATCAAAAAGAGTTTATGGCAGATTTGAAAACAGTCTATCAAGCCCCTAATAAAGATTTAGCAGAGCTCAACCTTGATAAACTACAAGATAAATGGGGTAAAAAATACCCTGTTGTCTTGGAATCATGGCGACGAAACTGGGATAATCTATCGGCCTATTTTGCTTATGATGAGCATATCCGAAGACTGATTTACACAACTAACGCCGTCGAGGGCTTCCACCGTCAAGTACGAAAGGTGACCAAAACCAAGGGTGTCTTTCCCAATGACATGGCATTGATGAAGTTGATCTACCTGGCTGTGATGAACATCTCCAAGAAATGGACGCAACCGCTCCAGAATTGGGCGTTAACTGCCGGGCAACTACGAATCAAGTTTGGAGAGAGAATGCCTCTGGCGATATAA
- a CDS encoding peptidoglycan-binding protein — translation MKNIILIVSLLLMGVSSRADILNSSDNKNVADKFDPMLKAALFQMKIIADTSSILLSDIDYVEDLELKTSLWINNDVNRAKTTRHEITSLKGLEYFSSLRRLKLVGNRTDTLECIPDFSRFKELRELEIIQIYLPKLDISGCKNLTNLSCRSCDLNTIDLKKNIQLRTLDCTYNRLIELDLSHNKQLRTVIVKSQRNKGLLSEGGRAGILSKLILPDNRSNTEGISILECSDNNLEKLDISRSPHLRKINCSWNKLKALETSHNQELRELNCEANYIGELDFSANLKMEFLTCGLQGYEWIRQEGNDYRLLKKLILPEQKENVEGGSLRKLSIKEISEEAIPVFSDYPYLKELNCADNRLKTIDLSANIYLEVLDCSSNAISQLDLHSNVNLYSLNILNCPLQVLDLSQTKVKLIMCDFYDRREKGVKNGYISGLYLKLIVPKGYHAETINFRTPTLETASFENGSIYNYLPPQYVRMVVSGK, via the coding sequence ATGAAAAACATTATTTTAATAGTAAGTTTATTATTGATGGGTGTGAGTAGTCGGGCAGACATATTGAACTCTTCTGATAATAAGAATGTGGCAGATAAATTTGATCCGATGCTTAAAGCAGCGTTGTTCCAAATGAAGATTATAGCTGATACCAGCTCTATTTTATTATCGGATATTGATTACGTGGAGGATTTGGAGCTGAAAACCAGTTTATGGATTAATAATGACGTGAATAGAGCGAAAACTACGAGACATGAAATTACCTCATTAAAAGGCCTTGAGTATTTTTCTTCTCTACGTCGGTTAAAGTTGGTGGGAAATCGGACTGATACATTGGAGTGTATTCCTGATTTTTCTAGATTTAAAGAACTTCGTGAGTTGGAAATTATACAAATCTACCTTCCGAAACTGGATATAAGTGGTTGTAAAAATCTCACGAATTTAAGTTGTAGAAGTTGTGATTTGAATACGATAGACTTGAAAAAGAATATTCAATTAAGAACTTTAGATTGTACTTATAACCGACTGATAGAATTGGATCTTAGTCATAATAAACAACTTCGAACGGTTATTGTTAAATCTCAAAGAAATAAAGGATTACTTTCGGAAGGAGGTCGTGCCGGGATATTATCTAAGTTGATTCTTCCGGATAACCGATCGAATACAGAAGGAATAAGTATACTTGAATGTTCGGATAATAATCTGGAGAAATTGGATATTAGTCGATCACCGCATCTTAGAAAAATAAATTGTAGTTGGAATAAGCTAAAAGCACTTGAAACATCACATAATCAAGAATTGCGGGAACTAAATTGTGAAGCAAATTATATTGGAGAGTTGGATTTTAGTGCTAACCTAAAGATGGAATTTTTAACTTGCGGATTGCAGGGATATGAGTGGATACGCCAAGAAGGGAATGATTATCGTTTATTGAAGAAATTGATACTCCCTGAGCAAAAAGAGAATGTGGAAGGAGGTTCGCTGCGTAAACTTTCTATTAAAGAAATATCAGAAGAAGCAATTCCGGTTTTTAGTGACTACCCTTATTTAAAAGAATTAAATTGTGCTGATAACAGACTAAAAACAATTGATCTTAGTGCAAATATATATTTGGAGGTTTTGGATTGTAGTAGTAATGCTATATCTCAGCTTGATTTGCATTCAAATGTCAACTTGTATTCGTTGAATATTTTAAATTGTCCATTGCAAGTATTGGACTTGTCCCAGACAAAAGTGAAGCTAATTATGTGTGATTTCTATGATAGAAGAGAGAAGGGTGTGAAAAATGGATACATATCTGGTTTGTATTTAAAATTGATTGTTCCTAAAGGATACCATGCTGAAACTATAAACTTTAGAACCCCCACCTTAGAAACTGCCTCTTTTGAAAATGGCTCTATATATAATTATTTACCTCCACAATATGTCAGGATGGTAGTGTCAGGAAAATAG
- a CDS encoding MotA/TolQ/ExbB proton channel family protein, translating to MNCTKMKKLFRKGTLSILLLGVITFFTYPLSAQTNSRSGKGLYEIFSTKIPDGAQWKAQDNKFVRDGGYSKKSENYIYVGASKSPAELTGLSIPIRENPGPGEFRYITFAWVKWGGDQIGMKFHVSEKSANQKGKKYDFTYIAGKSKDLINPMEGLNLGELPGHWMVMTRDLWKDFGNITLTGISFICPERRDAGFDEIFLAKTQDDIKNAPKVLPSEIATPVPVDGEEEGLVYEEGTTNEDEQPQGVQIDWAAQIKAGGFMMYPLYLLGLLALVIALQRLLTSREGRLAPKGLRKTVSECLAQGDLKGAIAACDKYPSTLGNSLRFIFEHVKAGREAVSQTAGDMAARDIRTHLSRIYPLSVIASLSPLIGLLGTVVGMIEAFGLVALYGDEGGASILSDSISKALITTAAGLIIAAPAIALYFIIKNRIMKLASLVEVEVENVITTLYLEGDSTDMNTPGSKEEKHETKL from the coding sequence ATGAATTGCACAAAGATGAAAAAACTTTTTAGAAAAGGTACGTTGAGTATACTTCTTTTAGGAGTAATAACGTTTTTCACTTATCCGCTCTCAGCCCAAACAAATAGTAGATCCGGTAAAGGATTATATGAAATCTTTAGTACTAAAATACCGGACGGGGCGCAGTGGAAAGCTCAGGATAATAAATTTGTCCGTGATGGGGGATACTCTAAAAAATCAGAAAATTATATATATGTAGGAGCCTCTAAAAGTCCGGCAGAGTTGACCGGGCTATCCATTCCTATTCGCGAGAATCCGGGACCGGGTGAGTTTCGCTATATCACTTTTGCCTGGGTAAAATGGGGAGGTGATCAAATTGGAATGAAATTTCATGTTTCCGAAAAGTCTGCAAATCAAAAAGGCAAGAAATATGATTTTACTTATATAGCCGGTAAGTCCAAGGATTTGATAAATCCGATGGAAGGTCTTAATCTCGGTGAACTACCGGGACACTGGATGGTGATGACCAGGGACTTATGGAAAGATTTTGGTAATATTACGTTGACTGGTATTTCTTTTATCTGCCCGGAGAGACGTGATGCGGGATTTGATGAAATCTTTCTCGCTAAGACACAGGATGATATAAAGAATGCTCCGAAAGTACTTCCGAGCGAAATTGCAACTCCGGTACCCGTTGATGGAGAAGAGGAAGGGCTGGTATATGAAGAGGGAACAACTAATGAGGATGAACAACCGCAAGGGGTACAGATTGACTGGGCTGCACAGATTAAAGCGGGAGGATTCATGATGTATCCGTTGTATTTGCTTGGATTGCTTGCCTTAGTAATAGCTTTGCAACGCTTGCTAACTTCAAGAGAAGGAAGACTGGCACCAAAAGGACTGCGTAAAACAGTCAGCGAATGCCTTGCACAAGGAGATTTGAAAGGTGCGATTGCAGCCTGTGATAAATACCCTTCCACATTAGGAAATTCGCTGCGTTTTATTTTCGAGCATGTGAAAGCCGGAAGAGAAGCTGTCAGTCAGACAGCTGGTGATATGGCCGCACGTGATATCCGTACACATTTGTCACGCATATATCCTTTGTCAGTCATAGCTTCCCTGTCGCCCCTTATCGGTTTGCTGGGAACAGTTGTCGGTATGATCGAAGCGTTTGGTCTGGTAGCATTGTATGGTGACGAAGGCGGTGCTTCTATATTGTCCGATTCTATTTCAAAAGCTTTGATTACGACTGCTGCCGGTTTGATCATCGCAGCTCCTGCCATTGCTTTGTATTTCATTATTAAAAATCGTATTATGAAATTGGCTTCTTTGGTGGAAGTAGAAGTTGAAAATGTAATTACTACGCTCTATCTGGAAGGAGATTCGACGGATATGAACACACCGGGGAGTAAGGAGGAGAAGCATGAGACTAAACTATGA